The Ziziphus jujuba cultivar Dongzao chromosome 5, ASM3175591v1 genome segment TCCAATTTAGACTATTACTCCATAAAAGAGCTAGGCTCCCTGTACTGTTGAAAGCTTCCACGAAAACTAAATTATCAAAAGACAAACTTCTGGAAATTTTTGGCATTCTATTCACATCAACTTTGGTTTCGATTAGGAACAAGGCCTACGGGGAAGATTTCCAAATGAGGTGTCTCAAACCTCGCACTGCCGTGGCTCTTCCAAGTCCACGGCAGTTCTAAGATAGAATGTTCATGGCACCGAGGGGGGCATGATGAGGCCCACCTCCTCGGCCGATAAGCTGGATGGATTAGCTGCTTCACCTTCAGCATCTAACCTGCTACGAAAGATTTCAAGACTTTTGGACCTACGAGCTAAATCTTTCATTTTGAGTTTAGACAAACCTGCTTTCAACTCACTACCAGAGGAACCAAACAGAGGGTGACAACGGCTAGTAGTTAAGGGTGCCACAGTTTTTTGGGTGCATGGTGCCTGCATATTGCAGTTTGATGGCAGCAGGGCTGGAGAGACTTTCTTAGTTCTCGATCCATTACTCGAGCATTTCTTCACTGTGTGGTGCTTGAAATTGTGGGTCTGGGCTTCACGCTGCCTTTTCCCTGCACACTTTTTGTCCTAGTTACTAAAAGATGAGGAGTGAGGCCCAGTATGAGGAGTAGGTGCATTGGTTCGTAGAATAGGCTCCATAGTTCGGCCCATTGTAAAAGGGGTTGGCCCAGCCTCAGCCTGTAGAGCAGCTATAGTGGGGGGAAAAACATCCATTTGcgtttgaaattcaaaattctTCTCAACACTGTGAGGATTTGAGGAGGAGTCATTGGAATGTTCATGTGAACCTGCTACGTGTTGGTCATTGATAGGGTCCGTGTGGTGTGTTGTCAAGTCTGTCAGATTCTCCTCGTGCACAATAGCATCTTCTTGAAACGACCGAGACAActcattttcaatttgttcCTTTGTTACAGATTTAGGTCGATCAATGGCTCCAGCGGCGACATCAGCTTCATTAGTTCTGGAATCGAGATTAGCTTGGAGGGAGAGGGAACAGAAGGATCCCCTTAAGGCAACTCCATCCTACGAAGATAGTTCCTGTCGTTGATCGCCGTGGAGGCAGTAGCTTTAGCACGCATCCATGGACCATAACTATTCTCTTCTGATGATTGTTCTGCAGAAGGGGGTTCAGTGCAGATCCCTTTCCCGTGTTCTAGTTTCCCACAATTATAGCAAAATTCAGCCAAGCGCTCATAAGCAAATTTTATCCACGAGCCACCATTGCCGACCTTTTGGAAGAAGCCCTTTAGAAGAGGCTTGGAGGTGTCCACCTCTACTTGCAAGCGCATGTATTTCATACCAATGATGTTTGTTCTGGAAGTATATTCACATTGTAAGACGGTTGGAAAGAGACCTCTAATCTTTAAGGCATTTTCTCGTGTCATATATTGTAAGGGGAGCCCGTGAATTTGGATCCAGAAAGTTGAGAGATGGAAGTTAATCTCTTCAAAGGATGAGTCGGGCCGCCATTCTCTCAAGACCAAATGTGCACCATTAATAGACCAAGGTCGCTTTCGCCAGATGCGATTCCTGTCCAACACAGACTTAAggcaaaacaaaaacacatttGGATGTAAATGATCCACTCTGACCTCCTCATCCGTGAACCATACATGCCTAATAATGGATTggacaatatttttcttgactATTTTGGGTGATAATACCTTGCCAACCAGCCATAGTTGGGATAGACGGTGAGCATTCTCTTCGTCTGCCTCTAGTTCTAATTGGGGAACTGTACCAAGAGTAGCAATCTTGCTAGTTTCCTCCATTTTAGCTAATATGGGGGAAAGTAAGATGATGGGGAAGCACCACAAGGGTGTGGACTGGCTATGAAAGCCTTATCTCATGAACGAGAGCTTTCTTGATTTAGGTTGATTTTATTTAGATAGAAGAGAAATTTAAAGattgttaaatttaaatattaaataaaatcgCATAAcatattcaaataattaatagtGTACAGTTTATCTCCTATATTCCCAATCACTCAAGATCCATCCATAAATCTATCTTGCAAGCTTGGAAGCTTTGAAATGTATATGGGTATATATGAAAGTGGATGGAGACCAACAATTCGAGTTTTGgctattttcttcaaaaacaaaattccaGGCCCCTTGAGtaacattttcaaaaacaattttcaccccaaaaaaaatgaaattgatgaattgaattccatatttttttggaatttaaaatatttctggcaatatatacaaaaaataccTATGAGGatgaaaatcataaaatcatgttgggtaaattaaatatgatatatatctatatgaaaaaatctttattataaaaaacgataaacattatccatatttatatataacacatgataatatttatatataatatatgttaaagATACCATAtatcaacataaaataaatcttGTTAATAGATTCATAGTTTATGTGGCAAAATCAGTCCAGCTCCAAAGTAGTCACGTGGCAAGAATAGATATTGATAGCAATAGTTCTATAGCAATAGATAGGGAACTATTTAAAGGAATGGTTCCATAGCACTAGATTCATCTCCATTTAAgagaatatcaatttttttaaaaaaatatcagaaTTTCAATTACTCCATTATAATTTtaacaaactttaaaatttCTGTAACCGATAAGCTTAGATTTATATTGATTATCATATActacaaatttttaattaatttttattaaatttaatatttttaaaaaaagaatttttaaaggCTAAACTTTAATTCTGTGATTAAAATCTTTACcaattgtataaatatatatattttttattttttatttctatgaataattattactattattttagaaataataattttatatatcaaatgatgccGTAACAGTtaattagcctttttttttttgcttttttttttcgcttatcaatatttatattatatgaatatattaatttgtaaactgtttttattattataataataataataatataataataataattattattattattattattgggagTAATGGAGGGATTCATGATTATTTTAAGAAACAATGGCTTTTACTAATAGAATTTCCaccaaaatatattatttgattttatttaaaaaattatttatttaatttgaattagaATCTagcctttataattttttttaaaaatttgaaaattgataaaaattaattgaaattcaaatatttaactatttatatatttttagcatatgataatcaatttaaaaacttatcaaaagatattttaaagttattgagattagaatataataaga includes the following:
- the LOC132803803 gene encoding uncharacterized protein LOC132803803 is translated as MEETSKIATLGTVPQLELEADEENAHRLSQLWLVGKVLSPKIVKKNIVQSIIRHVWFTDEEVRVDHLHPNVFLFCLKSVLDRNRIWRKRPWSINGAHLVLREWRPDSSFEEINFHLSTFWIQIHGLPLQYMTRENALKIRGLFPTVLQCEYTSRTNIIGMKYMRLQVEVDTSKPLLKGFFQKVGNGGSWIKFAYERLAEFCYNCGKLEHGKGICTEPPSAEQSSEENSYGPWMRAKATASTAINDRNYLRRMELP